Part of the Drosophila kikkawai strain 14028-0561.14 chromosome 3L, DkikHiC1v2, whole genome shotgun sequence genome is shown below.
ATATTGGATTGCGTCTCACGTAGGAAAcgcatttaattttcatagAACATGGCGAATCGGACGTGGACGTGGACACCGGACGCCGGACATCGGACACTTGGGCGGTTGGGAAGCCACTGTAATGTGAGGGATGTGGCGGATGAGTCGCCGGCGGACGTGGCGGAGACCAGaagcaaacgaaaaacaatgcaaaataaatcattaagtGTGCGCCTaatcgatgtcgatgtcgataTAGAAGCTTCATGTCTATATTTCCCCCCGGGACGACTCTAGCTTCTTCGAGAACGTTGTATAAAAACCCGGCTCCATTGGCAGCTGGAATCAGTTGGGTCTAAATTCGGGCCGAGATCGAAAGTTCATTATGAAGTGGCTCGCACCAGTTATCCTTTGCCTGTGGGCACTAAATCTCGACCAGATCGAGGCCCGCCAGATCAGGATTAATCGTTATGCCGTCAGCGTGCAGGAGGATCAGGCAGCGCAAGCGGCTGTGGAGGTCAAGGCGGCTCCCTATCCCGCTGCGGGTTACCGTCCACAAGGTCGTTCCTTCTGGCTGCCGGGAGAAATCGAAGTTGAGGTGCAGGAAGTGCCAGCTGAGGGTTCAGGCTTAGGATCGGATCAGCTAACCACCACCACGGAACTGCCAGCGGATGATCTATCCACCAGCACCACGGATTCGGACTTGAGCACCACCACCAACTGGGATTCTGTGGACGCCACCACAACCacagctcctcctccggccTTCGAGAGCCGTTCCGGACGTGCCTTTGAAAAGGCTCCCTATCCCCCAGCAGGCTACCGTCCAAGTCGAGCATTCCGACTGCCAACTGAGCAGAATccagaggagcagcagcagatctCCAATTCCTTGAAGAACAATTCAACTGACAGCAATGCCGATCATCCTGTTTGCGGGGTCAGCACTGATCCCCTGAAGCCCACGCCTCAGCCAGGATCCAAGGATGAACCCGATGCGGAGAGTGTGGTGTTCACCGCCAATCTGGGCCCTGCGGTTGTGGTGGCCAGAGCTCCGTCCTCCATTCCTGTGGCCATTCCTCTGCGTTCACAGCCACTGCTGCAGGCTCCAAGGCAGAGGGGATTTGTGTACACCACGCATGTGGAGCAGCGATGGTGAGGAATTCCAAGGGAATCATCGTAGCTTAAGTCCTGTTAACAGTTCAGTATTTATAGTTGCTTTTTTATGtgagaaaataaatgtttttaattgttatttaccttaaatataaactttaaatgcagtttaaaatttatattaaggGTAAGGAGGGTTCACAGAAATAGTCAGTATATTATTTGTGATAGACTCACAGCCTGCAATCGGTGTTagttaaaaagtaaatatccTTTTATGCTCTTCTACTGGTTTCTccgttttttaacatttaagactcttgaaaagtttttataggtatacaaattataacGTCATCATTCTTATCATTTCCATCGACCGGAAGTTCTGGCACGTCTCAAACTTTGTTTGTCTAACGTCATTGAATGTTTTGTTAAATGTTGGTTGTGTTGTTTTCGGAGAAGGCGGAGCAACAAACACTTTTCTATCAAATTGCGACTGTGAAGCTTTCGGGGAGTGGAGTTCAAGTTTGGGTTCGAGTTCGAGTTCTACTTTCCGGCATCCGTATTAAATTTGACGTGCGGATGTGCAAAGTTTTAACCGTGGGACGTGCGTGGCATGCGGAAAGGCGTGAGGCGACTTTGGAGCTAGAGCTGCCATGTCTCCATTGCTGCCTCCTCCAGTCACCCTCTCATCCTTGCGGATTCAAATTGAATAACGAGTatgcgagtgcgagtgccaGTGCTTTCtttgtcggcagcggagaggttAGGGTGTTAGGGAGTGGCGAATGTGGATATGGATGTAGATGCGAAGCCGCCGGAGACCATTGAACCTGCGTTTCAACGAGAAGTACTTGTTGAGCGGGAGCGGAGTGCAGTTTTCGTTCTCGTGGCAGACATTTATGGCAATATTtctgaatattttatatgagAATTTCGTGGGTTCCGACGGGCATTCAAATGCAGAGACAGCGCCAATAAACGTTCATACAAAGTGCCTTATTTATGAACCGATTTTCTGTTGTCTAAACCAATTTTACATATCATTTAGGTATACAATTGAAACTTTCTAGAGTTTATTGGAAAGGTAACAACCAAGAAATTGTTTTCATAAATTCTaagcttatttaaatttttttttttcagtaaGAAATTTACTCAAAAATTACTTGTAATCAAATCAAACAAGtaaagggaaaatatttgataatagaaattttaattcttctaatttcttgttaaatgcaaaatacaaaaatatttaaataaaataaaagaatattttccatataaataattttaaagaaataaaattccttttacattcgtttaaaaaatattttgcagtaTTTATTCGTAGAAAAAGGGTCCTTAAAAAGCCATTTCAGGAGTATTCGCAGTCAAGAAGCAACAAAGGACATTAACGAGAGTTGAAAACAAACTTTAACAGAGTCCGCGGCACAATCGCGTCGGGTTAATTGATTCACCCGACCACGCCCACCTCTACGTCCCTTTCTGGGCCGAGTCATCGCAAATTGTGCACGTAATTGACAATCAAAGGATCATCAAGGCTGGTGGGCACGATTTCCACGGAGTGCACCACCGGCTGCAAGCGGACATCGCTGTCAATGTGCGTGAAGCTGCCCAGCTGCAGGTCCAGCTCGTCATGAAGCTCGCCGTCATCCAGCAGGACGTACTCCGCCTCCGGCTCCACGAGGGCCAGCTCCACGGCGGCATTATTGTCGCCGGGTACCTGCGGCTGCTCGGCAATCGAGATGGTGGCATTGTCCTGGGAGAGGGATATGGCGACGTTGGGGGACGAAGAGTCCTTTTCCGCCGGACTGGCATCAATGGCAAACAGCCTGGTTGTGGCCGGAGTGGTGCTGCTTTCTGTGGTCGCActagcctcctcctccttcttctcctcctcctgaaCCTTCTCCTGCTTCTGTTGCTCCTGCTCATTATCCTTGGGCTGCTCAGTTGTGGTTGGCTCATCGCCGGCCTtgtcctcatcctcgtcctgctcctccagctcccgTTCGATTTCGTGGTGTCTCTTGGGCGGTGTGCTTAGTAGCAACAGCTTGCCGGACTTCTGGACAGTGGATGGCACATCCTCCTGCAAAGTTCCCGGAGCGGGATCAATCAGTATGCTGGCCTCCTCGTCGCGGCTGAGAGCGGGAGTGGCCAAAGTGCTTGTCTCCTCGGTGGTGGTGACGCCCTCCTCCTGCTGATCCAGGATAACCGCAGCGGTGGTGGCTTCTGGCAGCAGGGGATCTGGGCCCGGATTCCCCTCGTTACGGATAACGGCGGCCTGGACCGCAAAAAAGCCTAGCACGAGTACGAGTCCCTTTAACATGTTCGCTGGTCAATTTGCTGACGATTTGATGGCAATCAATTCCAGACGGGGCGTATTTATACGAGTAGGTCCGTAGGTTCTCCCCCTGTTCTCATTCCCATTCCCGTCCCATTCCGATTCCGAGCCCGAGTCCGATTCGGGAGCTGTCATAATTTTAGCCCTGAGCATTTAATTTGACGCGAAACTTCCGCAAACGGACCAAACCGGAAATGTAATTCCCCCaaattctctctctctcactgaGTGTGTTTGCTTGGCTGTATCTGTGCGAAggggtgttgtgtgtgtgggtgttgaGTGTGGCTGTGAGTGTGTGGCGGCATTGAAGGAGGCCAGAAAGGCCTGGGTCGTTACACCTTAAGCCCCACACGGCCAGCCCCCATTGACCGCAACGATGGCCAGAGTGCCAACCCCAAAAAGTCACTTTACATTTTCGTCTTCACCTCCGCCACACATACTGGGACTACAGTCTGGgccaaaataaaagcaatttggagtttttatacaattcactcaaatttaatttttgaaattttaagctacaaagtataaaaataataatattctaaaaatcACTGAAGCTATCCTAAGGCGTAGTtattcaagaaaaatataaatatatcttttataagatatatatatatagattaagACTTAACCCAGATTCTCTATTATTATGACCACATCTGTATATATGTGGAATATGCCTCTGTGCGTATAGCCTGTGTAGTTTTGTCGGTTTAACTTTGTGATGAGCAAAGTTAGTGGCTTGACCGTGCCAGCTGTTGGACATGCTGGTCACGTTCTTCGGGTGACTTTGTTTTCGTCTTAAATGGGAAAtgataaaattgaaaataaattcatacAAACACACTGACACTCGCAGGAAACAAATGTGTCTTGGgggcaacaacaatagcaacaggCTGGTGGTGGCCCAGGCACAAGTTCGTTGATTGCCTGCTGACCCACAGAGAGTGGAATTTTTGCAGGCATAAAATGCACATCGGCGGTTGAAGGGTCAACTCGAAGAAATTGCACTTGTGCGTGGTTTAATTGGATTCCTGTGGTCCCTTGTTGACCAGGCAAAGTAAATACAACATTCTTGAGTTCCTGTGAATATTCTCatattttttctgttgtttaattttgagATTAAGGGTCAATTTGGGAAGGAAACAAAGAAGTTTCTtagtaataaattaataatatttatatattccttGGAAAAGATGGGGTTCATCATCATGTTTTCTTACCTTTGATACGATTATTTccaactaaaataaataaaacacaacTTGATTTTGATggtattgtatttatatataagttTATTATCGAAGATTCAACACTACTTACGTTAAAAATATTGTACGTCTTATTTTTTGTCATTTTCTTATTGATTTctgtcattttcatttattacttatgttgtttttcttcgtttcgtttcgttattcttcttttctttttgttgttttttctataACGAAATTTCTGATTTCATAAAATGAATATGTGTCACGTTATATGTAGATATAGATGTATAATAATTGCATATGATCGATGGCTTGTACATGAAGAGTTGGGGGGAAATTGCGAACTGGCCTGGATATATATGTACTCGTATTCGATTTGATAACTCTATGgttttatatatagtttagtttagttggGAGGCTAGTCCACGATCGATATCGCTGCCACTGAGGAGTGGGCATCGAGATATGTGTGCTTCGTttagatacaagatacaagatacaattAGTTAAGTACAATTATGATAATTATTGTTCAACGTTTATGCAAATGTTGTGGAGTTCATAGAATTAGAGTTCGTTTCCGCCGATTTCACTTTAGATGGTATATGATATATCCTGTGTGAAAGACACACGTAAAAAAGGAATTTACGTCTACTTACAAGATAAATAAAgttcttttcttttggtttgtgcttcgttatttttgtattatttttattacgcttctttttttttcaaaaaatctaCTTTGTTTTAATGCTTCCCATCGTCCAGCTAAACCTACCAAACTAATCCGTTTCCATAGCCATCGGGAAGCACGAAATGCTCACTCATCTACCACTATCTAACCCTCTTTGCTAAATTAACTAAGTCGTATCTCGATAGGACTAATAAGTATCTCTAAAAATCTGTCTATTTTCGCCATATATTCGTAGAAGGTAAAATGAAACGATTCGAAACATTCGGTTGCCTGCTTTTGGGCTTAGCCGagaaacattaaataatattataaaaatatctgcATCTTGGCATAAGACTTTCCGGATTCAATCTTAGCTAATTGACAAGATTAAGTAATTATTGCACATATCGAAATGTATTGTAGAACTTGTACAAAGCTTAGTAGCTAAAAACAAACAGAGTTTAATGACAACTaatactttttgtttgttaaaaaatagAGATAATAATAAGATAGATCCACTACTGGCAAAACATATACAATTATGGGATAGTTCCCTCGAACTGAACCTCGTTCTAGGCAATGTTATGAACCTTGGCCGACAGACAATTGTGCACCACAAAGACCACCGGCTTGGGACAGCACTCCATGTCCAGTTCCTGAATTGAAAAtgattatttcttattattatatattcaaGTATATATTGAGTTCAAGGGACTCACAATCTCTCCATCCTCGCCAAAGTCCAGATACAACATTCTGTTGCCATCGTCCGCGGAGCCCTTCAGCTTGTCAAAGGCAAACTGCCAGAGTTGCGTCTTGGT
Proteins encoded:
- the LOC108070406 gene encoding uncharacterized protein, with product MKWLAPVILCLWALNLDQIEARQIRINRYAVSVQEDQAAQAAVEVKAAPYPAAGYRPQGRSFWLPGEIEVEVQEVPAEGSGLGSDQLTTTTELPADDLSTSTTDSDLSTTTNWDSVDATTTTAPPPAFESRSGRAFEKAPYPPAGYRPSRAFRLPTEQNPEEQQQISNSLKNNSTDSNADHPVCGVSTDPLKPTPQPGSKDEPDAESVVFTANLGPAVVVARAPSSIPVAIPLRSQPLLQAPRQRGFVYTTHVEQRW
- the LOC108070408 gene encoding caspase-12 — translated: MLKGLVLVLGFFAVQAAVIRNEGNPGPDPLLPEATTAAVILDQQEEGVTTTEETSTLATPALSRDEEASILIDPAPGTLQEDVPSTVQKSGKLLLLSTPPKRHHEIERELEEQDEDEDKAGDEPTTTEQPKDNEQEQQKQEKVQEEEKKEEEASATTESSTTPATTRLFAIDASPAEKDSSSPNVAISLSQDNATISIAEQPQVPGDNNAAVELALVEPEAEYVLLDDGELHDELDLQLGSFTHIDSDVRLQPVVHSVEIVPTSLDDPLIVNYVHNLR